The following DNA comes from Winogradskyella sp. PG-2.
AGATATAGAATCGGAGCAAATGTTTCGTGCTGTACGATTGCAAAATCGTTTTCTGCCCCTATAATTGCTGGTTTTACATAGCAACCAGATTCATAACCCTCTCCTTCTAATACTCCACCTTCAACCAATACATTTCCACCTTCAGCTTTTGCAGATTCTATAGCTGCTAAATACGTATTTACAGCATCTTTATCAATCAAAGGACCAATATGATTGGTTTCATCTAATGGATTACCAATAGTTAATTGGCCGTAAGCACCAACAATCGCATCGCGTACTTTATTATAAACTGATTCATGAATAATTAAACGACGTGTCGATGTGCAACGTTGACCACAAGTACCAACTGCACCAAAAACAGCACCAGGAACTACAACTTTTAAATCTGCAGATGGTGTTATTATAATCGCATTGTTACCGCCTAATTCTAATAATGATTTTCCGAAACGCTCAGCAACCGTTGCTCCAACAATACGTCCCATGCGTGTAGAACCTGTAGCAGATACTAAAGGTATTCTGTCATCAGTAGTCATGTACTCGCCAACTTTGTAATCACCATTCACTATACAAGAAATACCTTCTGGATAGTTATTCTCTTTTAAGATATCAGCTATAATATTTTGACAAGCCACAGAACATAAAGGTGCTTTTTCTGACGCTTTCCAAACACAAACATCACCACAAATCCAAGCTAAAGCTGTATTCCAAGCCCAAACTGCTACTGGGAAGTTAAATGCTGAGATAATCCCAACTACACCTATAGGATGCCATTGTTCCCTCATTACATGTCCAGGTCTTTCTGATGGAATAGTTTGCCCATTTAATTGTCTAGAAAGTCCAACTGCAAAATCACAGATATCAATCATCTCCTGTACTTCACCATAACCTTCTTGCAATGATTTACCCATTTCATAAGAGACTAGTTTTCCTAGAGGCTCTTTTAAATCTCTCAGTCTATTTCCAAACTGACGAACCACTTCACCACGAACTGGTGCTGGCACATCTCTCCAAGATAAAAACGCTTTAGTGGCAGCATCCATTACCTTATCATAATCTGCACGTGTAGTCGTTTTTACTCTGCCAATCAGCTGTCCATCAACTGGAGAATATGATTCTATAATCTCACCATTAGAAAAATTATTTGATCCTGTTGAAGATCCTTCGTTTATATCTTTAACACCTAACTGATTTAAAGCCTCTTTTATTCCGAAATCGGTAGCAATCGCTTCCATATATGGTTATTTTTTGTGAATTATTAAATTTTGCCACGAAGTTACTAATAAATTGTCAGTTTTACTTGAAGTGTGTATTCTAAAAATGTAACTTTAAAGCACTGATAAAATCTAACCCATCATGAAAAAATTGATTCCTTTTTTTGTCGCTATATGTTTATGTTTTACATGCAAAAATGAAAACACTTCTGAAGAAACTGCAATAGCAGAAAACACATCGGAAGCAACTATTGAAAAACCAGAATTTGCGATAATCATTCATGGTGGAGCTGGCACCATTCTAAAAAAGAATATGACACCAGAAAAAGAAGCAGCTTACAAAGCTAAATTGGAAGAAGCGATTAGAGTTGGATATGAGGTCTTAAAAAATGGTGGTACGAGTTTAGATGCAGTAACCAAAACCATAAACGTTATGGAAGATTCACCACTCTTTAATGCTGGTAAAGGAGCGGTGTTTACAAATGCTGAAACTAATGAATTAGATGCGTCAATTATGGATGGCAAAACCCTAAACGCTGGTGCTTCCGCTGGCACAACAATTGTTAGAAATCCCATTGATTTAGCTAGAGCTGTAATGGATAAGTCTAAACATGTGATGCTTTCTGGGAAAGGTGCTGAAATCTTTGCTGAAGAACAAGGATTAACTTTGGTTGACCCCTCTTATTTTCATACAGATAGACGCCTAGAATCTTTAAAACGTGTTAAAGAGCGTGAAGCTAAAAAAGCAGGTAAAGTAGATACTGAATCCGCCTATTTAGATTTCTACGATGCTGATATTAAGAATGCTAAATTCGGAACGGTTGGCTGTGCAGCACTCGATAAAAATGGAAATCTTGCCGCTGGCACCTCAACAGGTGGAATGACCAACAAACGCTATGGTCGCATTGGTGATGCACCAATTATAGGTTCTGGTACTTATGCTAATAATGCCACATGTGCAGTCTCTAGCACAGGTTGGGGAGAATATTTTATTAGAGCACAAGTAGCCCATGATATTTCTGCATTAATGGATTACAAAGGGTTA
Coding sequences within:
- a CDS encoding isoaspartyl peptidase/L-asparaginase family protein, producing MKKLIPFFVAICLCFTCKNENTSEETAIAENTSEATIEKPEFAIIIHGGAGTILKKNMTPEKEAAYKAKLEEAIRVGYEVLKNGGTSLDAVTKTINVMEDSPLFNAGKGAVFTNAETNELDASIMDGKTLNAGASAGTTIVRNPIDLARAVMDKSKHVMLSGKGAEIFAEEQGLTLVDPSYFHTDRRLESLKRVKEREAKKAGKVDTESAYLDFYDADIKNAKFGTVGCAALDKNGNLAAGTSTGGMTNKRYGRIGDAPIIGSGTYANNATCAVSSTGWGEYFIRAQVAHDISALMDYKGLNLKDASKIVLDKVKDLGGDGGIVAVDKNGNMVAEFNTAGMYRATMNDKGELTIGIYEQ
- a CDS encoding aldehyde dehydrogenase family protein; the encoded protein is MEAIATDFGIKEALNQLGVKDINEGSSTGSNNFSNGEIIESYSPVDGQLIGRVKTTTRADYDKVMDAATKAFLSWRDVPAPVRGEVVRQFGNRLRDLKEPLGKLVSYEMGKSLQEGYGEVQEMIDICDFAVGLSRQLNGQTIPSERPGHVMREQWHPIGVVGIISAFNFPVAVWAWNTALAWICGDVCVWKASEKAPLCSVACQNIIADILKENNYPEGISCIVNGDYKVGEYMTTDDRIPLVSATGSTRMGRIVGATVAERFGKSLLELGGNNAIIITPSADLKVVVPGAVFGAVGTCGQRCTSTRRLIIHESVYNKVRDAIVGAYGQLTIGNPLDETNHIGPLIDKDAVNTYLAAIESAKAEGGNVLVEGGVLEGEGYESGCYVKPAIIGAENDFAIVQHETFAPILYLMKYSGDVENAIAKQNGVAQGLSSAIMTNEMKEAEKFLSYAGSDCGIANVNIGTSGAEIGGAFGGEKETGGGRESGSDAWKVYMRRQTNTVNYSDELPLAQGIKFDL